GAATACGGGCAAAATGCCCTGTTAGAAGAGTACCAGCGTGAGGTGGCTGCCCATCCCACGCGTCACTACCAAAAACCCGTGCACTACTTTAAAGATGAGGGGCGAATGCAAGGACCAAAGTTTCGTTGGCGAGCCACCCAGCAACGCTATTTTGCAAACTGGTTGAACATGGTGGCCACTAAGCGCCTCTTGGGCGTGTGTAAAGTCAGTTAACGATGAAAGGAAGATGTCCAATGAGTAAAATCTATGATTCTGTTGATCAATTAATTGGTAACACCCCGCTGGTTAGGTTAAACCGGTTAGTGGAACCAGGGATGGCCGACGTTTACCTGAAGCTGGAATCCTTAAACCCGGCTGGCTCGATCAAGGATCGGATCGCCCTAGCGATGGTCGAAAAGGCTGAACAAGAGGGTAAGCTCACCCCCGGGGGGACGATTGTGGAGCCAACTTCAGGAAACACCGGGATTGGCCTGGCGATGGTGGCGGCCGCTAAGGGCTATCACTTGGTGATCGTAATGCCGGAAACGATGTCTGTAGAACGGCGTAAGATGATGCAAGGTTACGGGGCCGAACTAATCCTGACGCCCGGGGACGCCGGAATGAAGGGCTCGATTGAAAAGGCGACCGAATTGGTTAACGAGAAGGGCTACTTCATGCCGATGCAGTTTGAAAACCCGGCTAACCCGGCCATTCACGAACAAACGACCGGCCAAGAGATCATTAACGCCTTTGGCAAGGAGAACCTCCCCGACGCCTTTGTGGCGGGGGTCGGGACCGGTGGGACCCTGACCGGGGTTGGCCGGGCCCTCAAGAAGGTCGATGATCAGGTCAAGGTCTACGCCCTGGAACCAGCGGAATCACCGTTACTCAAGGAAGGACACGGTGGCAAGCACAAGATTCAAGGGATCTCGGCCGGCTTTATCCCGGCCACCCTCGACCAGGAAATCTACGACGGGGTGGTCGAGATTTCAAGCGAAGAGGCAATCAAGACGGCCCAAGCGGTGGCCCAACAAGAAGGGATTTCGATTGGGATCTCGGCGGGGGCAAACGTGGCCGGCTCCCTCCAGTTGGCTAAGCAACTGGGGGCCGGCCATAAGGTCGTGACGGTCGCCCCAGATGGTGGGGACCGCTACCTATCAACCGACCTTTACAACTTTTAATCAATCAAAAAGAGGCTGAGGAAATCTGTTTTCCCAGCCTCTTATTTTATTCCTGAATGTTAGAAAGAAAACGTGGAAAATAACCGCAGGTCTAGTGCCTAAGTAGGCCGAAGAACGGTGCGTACCGCATCAACCGTTCGTCCGATCTTACATACGACCTGCCAAGGAGGTTATTTCCCACTCCATTGATTACTTAACGTGAGTGATCCAGCCGTGGGTGTCTTCTAAGTCACCTTCTTGGATCCCGTAAAGGGTGTTGTAAAGCTTGGTCGTAACCGGTCCGACTTCTTTTTCGGAGTAGAAGACGTGCTTTTGGCCCTTGTAAGTTAAGGAGCCCACCGGTGAAATCACGGCGGCGGTCCCCATTGCGCCGGCTTCAGCAAAGTCATCGAGTTCCTTGTCAATTTCGATCTTACGTTCAACCGGGTTGAGGCCCAAGTCGTCAGCGAGAACTAGGAGCGACTTCTTAGTGATGGATGGCAGGATCGAGTCGGACTTTGGCGTTACGAACTGACCATCCTTAGTGATACCAAAGAAGTTGGCGCCAGAGAATTCATCGATGTACTTGTGTTCGCGTGGGTCGAGGTAGAGGCAGTCGGCAAAGCCAGCCTTCTTGGCCTCAATTTCTGGCAGGAGCGAGCTAGCGTAGTTCCCGGACGTCTTGGCTTGACCAGTTCCGGCACCGGCCGCCCGGTCGTAGTTGGAAACCGTGTACGGGGAAGGAGCGAGGCCGTTGATGTAGGCACCAACCGGGGTGGCGTAAATGTGGAAGGTGTAGGTGTCGGCCGGGGCAACCCCCACGATGGGTTGGGTCCCAATCAAAAATGGCCGGATGTAGAGGGAACCGCCCGTCCCGTACGGTGGGACAAATTCCTCGTTGGCGAGAACAACTTGCTTAACGGCCTCGACGAACTTGTCTTTCGGGTAGGGTTCCATCAGCATTCGCTTGGCAGAGTTAGCGAGCCGCTTGGCGTTTTCTTCGGGGCGGAATAAGTTGATGTGTCCATCCTTGGTCCGGTAGGCCTTGAGCCCTTCAAAAACCTCCTGGCCGTAGTGGAGTACTTCGGCGGCTTCCGAGAGGGTTAAAGTGGAGCTTTCGGTCAGCGTACCACCTTGCCATTGGCCATCCTTAAACTCTTCGTTGAAGCTGTACGGCAGGTCGTGGTATTCAAAGCCCAGGTGGTTCCAATCCAGGTTAGCGACGGTTGCTTTTGCCATAAATGTGTTCCTCCTCAATGAACGGTTAGTCTTCTTGGTCAGCGGCTTCCAGCGACTCGGCAAACTTTTGCTTGATGAAGTCAGCGGAAACTTGAAGCTTTTGCAACTCTTCTGCGGTCAGGTCTAATTGGCACTGTTCGACGATTCCATCGCGCCCGACCACGGCCGGGTAGGAAAGGTAGACGCCGTATTCCTCGCGGTAGTTTGAAACCGGCAGTTCGGTTAGGGCGTTAGAGAGAATCGTGTTAACCAGGCGAACGGCGGCCGTGGCCACCCCGTAGCTGGTGTACTTCTTTCCATGAAAAACAATGAAGCCACCTTCGCGGGCCGCCTTATCCAGGTCCACCAGGTCCAAGCCCTTTTGGTCGGCGATTTGCTCGATTGGCTTCCCCAAGACCCGGACGGTTGACCAAGCGGTGAACTGAGAGTTACCGTGTTCACCAAGGTTGTAGCCGGCCACGGAGCGGGGGTCGAGGTTGAGCTTCTTGGCAACGGCGCGCTTCATCCTGGCGGAGTCCAAGAGCGTCCCGGTTCCGATCACGTGGTTCTTTGGCAAGCCGGTAATTTCTTGGTATAAGGAGGTGATCACGTCGACCGGGTTAGTGATGGCGACGATGATCCCGTTGAAGCCAACTTCCTTAAGCTTTGTGGCGACCTTTTTGACCTGAACCCGGGTGTAGGGTAGTTCGGCAAAGCGGTCATCGTCGGGGTTATCTTGGAGCTTAATGTTACCAAGGGCGGAAACCACCACGTCAGCGTCGGCTAGGGCCTCGTAGTCGTTAACGAAGATATTAGTGTGATATTCCAGGTTAGCCATCGCATCTTCAAAGTCGACGGCATCGGCCACCACCTTTTCTTCGCGCGGATCAATTAGGACGAGGTCGTCGGTAAACCCGCCGGCGACTAAGTAGTGGGCGACGGTTGCACCAACGTTCCCCATCCCAACAACAGCAACTTTTCGTGCCATTTGAACATCTCCTTTACACTGTTGTCTAATTTTCTAATTATTTTTTAATATAGCGCGTTGAAAAGGAAAGTGCAACGATTATTTTAGCGAAGTGATGGTAAAATGTTTGGGAAAGGGGGACTTACCATGACCAATTACCTCGTTTCTGACCTTGATCACACCCTATTAAACGAACGGGGCGCCCTGAGTCCGGTCACCCAAGCGGCGGTTGCGGCCGTAGCCGATCGAGTGATGCTGGCGTCGGCCCGCCACCCCGGGCAGATGACGGTTTTGATTGACCAACTGGGCTTGACGGGTCCCCAGGTGGCCTTAAACGGCGCCCTGATTTTTGCGGGGGCCAGTGGGGAGACTTTGAGGGCGCAGCCAATCGATGACCGGGATGCCCAAGCGGTGGTGGAGTTGGTAGCCGAACGCTTCGGGGAGGTTAACTTCACCTGGATGGACGCGGCGGCTTGGCACGTTAGCTTTGTTGACGCGGCCGTCGAGTTCGATCAATGCCTAGTTCCCGTTCCCCTAGCAATGGATGGTTTAAAACCGGCCGGCGCCCTGATGTTGTTGATGATCGTCAGCGACCCGGGGATGTTTCAAACGTTGGGGCAGTTGTTGAAAAGCGCCTTTCCTAAGCTGACGATCAGCCCGGCTGGTGACGGGTACCTAACGATCACGGCGCCGGGGGTTGATAAGGGACGGGCGGTTGACTACCTTGTTAGTACCGGAATTTCCCGGGCGAAGGTGGTGGCCGTTGGCGATGACGAAAACGACTTACCCTTATTAAACCGGGCCGGGCACGCCGCCGCGGTTGGCAATGCCGCTTCAGTGGTTAAACAACGGGCGCAGGTCCTGTTGCCAACTAATGAAGAAGATGGGGTAGCGACTTTGATTAAATCGTGGTCTTCTATTTAACCCCTTACACGAGTGCGGTATACTAAAACTATTGAAATAAACACCATAAGGAGATGCTTGCTGTGACCTGGAAAGATACCTACCAAGAATGGTTAAACCAAGACCAATTGGAACCAGCGCTGAAAGAACAACTCGTAGCAATGGATGATGACCAAGAGAAAGAGGACGCCTTTTATGGCCCGCTTTCCTTTGGGACGGCCGGAATGCGGGGACTGATGGGTCCCGGGATTAACCGGATGAACGTTTACACGGTTCGCCAGGCCACGGCCGGGTTGGCCAAGTTAATGACCAGCTTGGGGGAAGAAACGATGGCCCGTGGGGTGGCCATCTCTTACGACTCCCGGAATAACTCCCGCCTCTTCGCCCACGAAGCAGCCCGGGTTTTAGGGGCCCAGGGGATCAAGACCTACATTTATGACGACCTGCGCCCAACGCCAGAATTGTCCTTTGCCGTCCGGCACCTGCACACCTACGCCGGGATCATGATCACGGCTAGCCATAACCCGAAGGAATACAACGGCTACAAGATCTACGGTGAAGACGGTGGTCAGATGCCACCGAAGGAATCGGACATGATGACCGGCTACATCCGCCAAATCGAAGACCTCTTTAACATCGAATTAGCTGACGAAGAAGAACTTAAGGCCCAGGGCTTAGAGGTTGTAATCGGCGAAGAAGTCGACCAAGCCTACCTGGCCAACGTTAAGACGGTTACGGTCAACAGCGACTTGGCCACGGAATTTGGCAAGGACATGAAGTTTGTCTACACCCCGTTGTGTGGGACTGGCCGGATGCTCGGGGAACGGGCCCTCAAGCAAGCGGGCTTCACTAACTACGAGCTGGTTGAAGAAGAAGCAGCGCCGAACGGGGACTTCCCGGGCTTAAAGAACCCGAACCCGGAATTTCCGGAAGCCTTCGTGCGGGCAACGGCCCTCGGGAAGAAAGTCGACGCCGATATCTTAATCGCAACCGACCCGGATGCCGACCGGCTGGGCTGCGCGGTTCGCCAACCAAACGGTGAGTACCAATTGTTGACCGGGAACCAAATTGCCGCCGTCTTGCTCCACTACATCTTGGAAGCTAACAAACAGGCCGGTACCCTGCCGGACAACGCGGCAGCCGTTAAGTCAATCGTTTCAACGAACTTTGCCACCAAGATCGCCCAAAGTTACGGGGTAACGATGGTCAATGTTTTGACCGGGTTTAAGTGGATTGCTGACCAAATTCACCAATACGAAACCAAGCACAACCACACCTTCATGTTTGGGTTTGAAGAATCCTACGGTTACCTGATCAAGCCGTTCGTTCGCGACAAGGATGCCATCCAGACCCTGGTCTTGTTGGCAGAAGTGGCCGCATACTACCGGAGCCGGGAAATGACTTTATTTGACGGGGTGCAAGAACTCTTTACCAAGTACGGTTACTTCAAGGAAAAGACGATCTCAACGATTTACGCCGGGGTGCAAGGACCAGCCAAGATCGCTGCTTTGATGAAGAAGTTCCGTGAAGAAGCGCCGCAGGACTTTGCCGGGGTCAAGATTGAAGAGACCGAAGACTTCGCCAAGGATACCAAGACTTTGGCCGACGGAACCGTGGAAAAGCTGGGAATGCCAAATTCGAACGTCTTACGCTACGTCTTGGCCGACGAAACTTGGATCGCCATCCGGCCGTCCGGGACCGAGCCGAAGCTGAAGTTCTACATTGGAACGGCCGGGTCAAGCAACCAGGAGGCTAACCAAAAACTGGCAGACTTTGAAGCAGCCCTAACTGCGTTTGCAAATGAATAATTTTAATGAGGGGGTTGGGGAAACGCTGGTTTCTTCCGCCCCTTTGTTAAATCCACTATGTTACACAGATAATGTGGTCACCAACCGCAGGCCTAGTGTCTAAGCAGGCCAAAGAACGCTACGTGCCATGACAACCTTCGACTAAGCTTAGTCATACGGCCTGCATTAGGGTTGGTTCCCACTCCACTCACCTTTTAGAAAAGAGAGAATCACCATGGGAATGCATGAATACCTTAAGAGCCTAAGCGACCTGGAAATGATCAACCGGGCACCGGGCTACTTTAAATTTGAAGAACATAACGTGGCCGCCCACTCCTTTAAGGTGACCCAAGCGGCCCAGATGTTGGGCGACATTGAAGAACAAGCTGGTAACGAAATCAACTGGCGCTCCCTGTACGAGAAGGCGCTTAACCACGATTACACCGAGCGCTTCATCGGCGATATTAAGACGCCGGTTAAGTACGCCACCCCCGAGTTGCGTACGATGTTAGCCAAGGTCGACCGGTCGCTAACCGAGAATTTCATCCAATCTGAAATCCCGGCCGAGTTCCGGGCGGCCTACGAACGGCGGCTAGGTGAGGGCAAGGATGAGAGCTTGGAGGGGCAGATTTTATCGGTGGCCGACAAGATTGACCTGATGTACGAATCTTTTGAAGAGATCCAAAAGGGCAACCCGGAGCCAGTTTACATGGATATCTACCGCTCCAGCCTGGAGGCGATCATGGACTTTTCCAACCTGGCCAGCGTTCAGTACTTTTTAAAGAAGATTTTGCCGGAACTGTTAAAGGATAACGTCGCCACCAACAGCCAACAGCTAGCCATCATCACCACCCAGATTATTCAAAGGTAACAGAGATGAAAAAACAGACTCCCGTTTTAGTGACGGTAATTGCCAACCTAGCCATGTTTGTCGCCGGGGCGCTGGTGATTTTAAAACTATGGTGGCCCCTGGTCATCACCCTGGTCATCTACGTGGTGGCCGCTAGCTACCAGTTTGCCTGGCTTAATTACGTCCACCTTTGGCAGCAACGGATCGAAGAGGAGAAGGGGCGCACCCCTGTCAACAAGGAAAAGTCATCTAATTAGACGAATAAACGTTCGTGTGCTAAACTTAACTTAATTGTGGGCCCGTGGTGGAGTTTTGACCGCGGGCCCTTGTACGCTAGCAACAAAGGGGGCCAGACGATGATTTATCGCCAACCGGATAAAGAATTTCAACTTGTATCGGATTACCAACCAACCGGGGACCAGCCCGAGGCCATTGCGGCCTTGACCAAGGGGGTTGAAGAGGGTGACCACGCCCAAATTCTGCTTGGGGCGACCGGGACCGGGAAGACCTTTACGATTTCCAACGTGATTAAAAACGTCAACCGTCCGACCCTAATTCTCTCCCACAACAAAACCTTGGCCGGTCAGTTGTACGGGGAAATGAAGAAGTTTTTCCCTAATAATGCGGTGGAGTACTTTGTTTCCTATTACGATTACTATCAACCGGAGGCCTACGTTCCTTCTAGCGATACCTACATCGAAAAGGACGCCTCCATTAATGACGAAATCGACCAACTCCGCCACTCGGCGACTTCGTCTTTGATCGAACGCAACGACGTGATTGTGGTGGCGTCGGTGTCCTCGATCTTTGGGTTGGGTTCGCCAGCCGAATACCAAAACCACGTCGTTTCCCTGCGGGTCGGTCAAGAA
The nucleotide sequence above comes from Limosilactobacillus fermentum. Encoded proteins:
- the cysK gene encoding cysteine synthase A codes for the protein MSKIYDSVDQLIGNTPLVRLNRLVEPGMADVYLKLESLNPAGSIKDRIALAMVEKAEQEGKLTPGGTIVEPTSGNTGIGLAMVAAAKGYHLVIVMPETMSVERRKMMQGYGAELILTPGDAGMKGSIEKATELVNEKGYFMPMQFENPANPAIHEQTTGQEIINAFGKENLPDAFVAGVGTGGTLTGVGRALKKVDDQVKVYALEPAESPLLKEGHGGKHKIQGISAGFIPATLDQEIYDGVVEISSEEAIKTAQAVAQQEGISIGISAGANVAGSLQLAKQLGAGHKVVTVAPDGGDRYLSTDLYNF
- a CDS encoding HD domain-containing protein produces the protein MGMHEYLKSLSDLEMINRAPGYFKFEEHNVAAHSFKVTQAAQMLGDIEEQAGNEINWRSLYEKALNHDYTERFIGDIKTPVKYATPELRTMLAKVDRSLTENFIQSEIPAEFRAAYERRLGEGKDESLEGQILSVADKIDLMYESFEEIQKGNPEPVYMDIYRSSLEAIMDFSNLASVQYFLKKILPELLKDNVATNSQQLAIITTQIIQR
- a CDS encoding L-lactate dehydrogenase; translated protein: MARKVAVVGMGNVGATVAHYLVAGGFTDDLVLIDPREEKVVADAVDFEDAMANLEYHTNIFVNDYEALADADVVVSALGNIKLQDNPDDDRFAELPYTRVQVKKVATKLKEVGFNGIIVAITNPVDVITSLYQEITGLPKNHVIGTGTLLDSARMKRAVAKKLNLDPRSVAGYNLGEHGNSQFTAWSTVRVLGKPIEQIADQKGLDLVDLDKAAREGGFIVFHGKKYTSYGVATAAVRLVNTILSNALTELPVSNYREEYGVYLSYPAVVGRDGIVEQCQLDLTAEELQKLQVSADFIKQKFAESLEAADQED
- a CDS encoding phospho-sugar mutase, coding for MTWKDTYQEWLNQDQLEPALKEQLVAMDDDQEKEDAFYGPLSFGTAGMRGLMGPGINRMNVYTVRQATAGLAKLMTSLGEETMARGVAISYDSRNNSRLFAHEAARVLGAQGIKTYIYDDLRPTPELSFAVRHLHTYAGIMITASHNPKEYNGYKIYGEDGGQMPPKESDMMTGYIRQIEDLFNIELADEEELKAQGLEVVIGEEVDQAYLANVKTVTVNSDLATEFGKDMKFVYTPLCGTGRMLGERALKQAGFTNYELVEEEAAPNGDFPGLKNPNPEFPEAFVRATALGKKVDADILIATDPDADRLGCAVRQPNGEYQLLTGNQIAAVLLHYILEANKQAGTLPDNAAAVKSIVSTNFATKIAQSYGVTMVNVLTGFKWIADQIHQYETKHNHTFMFGFEESYGYLIKPFVRDKDAIQTLVLLAEVAAYYRSREMTLFDGVQELFTKYGYFKEKTISTIYAGVQGPAKIAALMKKFREEAPQDFAGVKIEETEDFAKDTKTLADGTVEKLGMPNSNVLRYVLADETWIAIRPSGTEPKLKFYIGTAGSSNQEANQKLADFEAALTAFANE
- a CDS encoding HAD hydrolase family protein, which encodes MTNYLVSDLDHTLLNERGALSPVTQAAVAAVADRVMLASARHPGQMTVLIDQLGLTGPQVALNGALIFAGASGETLRAQPIDDRDAQAVVELVAERFGEVNFTWMDAAAWHVSFVDAAVEFDQCLVPVPLAMDGLKPAGALMLLMIVSDPGMFQTLGQLLKSAFPKLTISPAGDGYLTITAPGVDKGRAVDYLVSTGISRAKVVAVGDDENDLPLLNRAGHAAAVGNAASVVKQRAQVLLPTNEEDGVATLIKSWSSI
- a CDS encoding branched-chain amino acid aminotransferase is translated as MAKATVANLDWNHLGFEYHDLPYSFNEEFKDGQWQGGTLTESSTLTLSEAAEVLHYGQEVFEGLKAYRTKDGHINLFRPEENAKRLANSAKRMLMEPYPKDKFVEAVKQVVLANEEFVPPYGTGGSLYIRPFLIGTQPIVGVAPADTYTFHIYATPVGAYINGLAPSPYTVSNYDRAAGAGTGQAKTSGNYASSLLPEIEAKKAGFADCLYLDPREHKYIDEFSGANFFGITKDGQFVTPKSDSILPSITKKSLLVLADDLGLNPVERKIEIDKELDDFAEAGAMGTAAVISPVGSLTYKGQKHVFYSEKEVGPVTTKLYNTLYGIQEGDLEDTHGWITHVK